DNA from Polycladomyces zharkentensis:
GAATGTTTCGTTGACCGCTGCAGGGGATGACCGGCATTCCCTCGATGGAGAAAGTCAGATCGGTCCCCGGACCGATAATCCGCACTTCCTTGGCCTCTTCCATCCGCTTCACCAACGGTTCCATCGCTTTGGCCATCCGCCCGTAGTCCAACGTGCAGACGCGGAAATAGAAATCCTCAAATGCCTCCGTGCTCATGTTGGCCAGTTGGGCCATCGACGAATCGGGATAACGCAACAATACCCAACGCGTATGGACGGCACGATATCCCAAATGGACCGGACGGACAAAATGCTCTGTATACCACTTCATATGGACAGCCGGAACGTCGGACAGCTCGCTGACGTTTTGCCCGCCGCGAATGCCGATATAGCAATCCATCCGTTTCATCTGATACAGGCCGATTTCGCCCAGACGCTTCATGTGCTCCTCATCGGTGTCCAGCAACATCGCCCGGATCAATGCATGGTTATGTAGTTGAACAAACGGATAGCCACCGGCCGCGCGGATTTCCGGGATCAACGCCCGTACGAGATCGTGGTCCGGACCAAACACGTCAATCAACACGTTGTCGCCCTGTTTCACCCTGCACGAATGATGCACCAATACTTTTGCCAATTGCGATAACCGCGGATCTTGCATGGGTGGATTCCCCTCGGTTGGCTTTCCGAATCTCACCCCAGGTTTTCAGGGTTGAGCGGTTCCAAATCCGGCACGACGAAACGGCCATTTTTGCGGATCAATTCACCGTCGAAGTAGATTTCCCCTCCGCCGTAGTCCTCCCGTTGAATCGAAACCATGTCCCAATGAATCGCCGAACGGTTGCCGTTGTCGCAATCCTCATAGGCGCTTCCCGGCGTGAAGTGGAAACTGCCGTCGATCTTTTCGTCAAAGAGGATATCCTTCATCGGGTGCCGGATGTACGGGTGGAAACCCAAGCTGAATTCCCCGATGTAGCGTGCGCCTTCGTCCGTATCCAGAATCTCGTTCAACCGCTTGGTGTCATTGGCCGTCGCTTCCACGATTTTGCCGTCGACAAAGCGCAAGCGGACGTTCTCGAAATTCACCCCGTGATACACCGTCGGCGTATTGAACGTGATCGTCCCGTTCACGGAGTTACGGACGGGAGCGGTATACACTTCCCCGTCGGGAATGTTGCACTGTCCGTGACAAGGAATGGCCGGCATACCCTCGATGGAGAAAGTCAGATCGGTCCCCGGACCGACAATCCGCACTTCCTTGGCCTCTTCCATCCGCTTCACCAACGGTTCCATCGCTTTGGCCATCCGCCCGTAGTCCAACGTGCAGACGCGGAAATAAAAATCTTCAAATGCCTCCGTGCTCATATTGGCCAGTTGGGCCATTGACGGATTGGGATAACGCAATATCACCCACCGCGTGTGTTTCACCCGCTGTTCGGTGTGGACGGGATGGTTGAAATGTTCCATGAACCACTTCATATGGTCAGCCGGAACGTCGGACAGCTCGCTGACGTTTTGCCCGCCGCGAATGCCGATATAGCAATCCATCCGTTTCATCTGATACAGGCCGATTTCGCCCAGACGCTTCATGTGCTCCTCATCGGTGTCCAGCAACATCGCCCGGATCAACGCATGGTTATGTAGTTGAACAAACGGATAGCCACCGGCCGCGCGGATTTCCGGGATCAACGCCCGTACGAGATCATGGTCCGGACCAAACACGTCAATCAACACGTTATCACCCTGTTTCACCCTGCACGAATGATGCACCAATACTTTTGCCAATTGCGATAACCGCGGATCTTGCATGGTCGATTCCTCCTTTACCACTGTCTGACCGTTTTCCCTTCGATTGTATCATGGATGGAAGCGTTTCGACATCTGGGGTGTGTCTGGTGAATACTGCACTGCTTTCCCGGCTCGCTCCACCTGCACCCTGCAGAAAAGCACATGATGAGCGCTCCGACCCGGTCAGCACAGGACACGGGCAAAGTACGCTTCGCTTTACGGAAAACCGGACACACCCTGCCGGTTTTGGGAAAGCTGATTACGGGTATAGCGTAACCGAGCTTGTTTCGTTACAATGATGGGGAAAAGGTGCAACCGATCACTGCTGTATCATTTCACGACAATGTCCACAGGCATCAACAGTTTGCGACAAAGGAGTTTTCACCCATGTTTCACTTTGAAAAGATCGAAGGCGACCGCGCCTCACGATATGAACATCTGTTGAAACAGGTGGGCCACCTGGTGGAAGGCGAACGGGACATGGTGGCCAATCTGGCCAACACCGCATCCCTCTTGTATCTGTCTCTGGAGCAGGTAAACTGGGCGGGGTATTATCTCAACCGCGGTGACGAACTGGTGTTGGGGCCGTTTATGGGCAAACCGGCCTGTATCCGCATCCCGTTCGGCAAAGGTGTTTGTGGAACGGCAGCCTCGGAGCGCCGTACGCAACTGGTTCGGGATGTGTTGAAATTCCCCGGACACATTGCTTGCGATGCTGCCACCCGATCCGAAATCGTGGTGCCGATGTTCAAGGACGACCAACTGGTGGCCGTGTTGGATATCGACAGTCCGATTGAAGCCCGCTTTGATGAGGAGGACCAGCGATATCTGGAACAATTCGCCCGAATGGTCACGGACAGCATCGATTGGTCTCCGATCCTGAAAGGTTGAAAATATGCCCTGTGCTCATGGAGCCAGGGCATTTTGGCATTTTATATGAACTACTTTGTGAGAAATTGTGTATACACCCGATGCGCCCGTTTGATTTCCTCCTTCATCCACTCGGGGAACGGAGCCGTGTCCAATTCGTCCAGCGCAATCCAATGGTAGCTGTCATGCTCGGCACTCAACCGGAGTGTTCCGCTTGGTTGATGGCAAGCAAACTTGATGATAATCAGATGCTTTTCCTCTTGAATCTCGTCGTAGATGTAGGCGGGGGCGACGACTTTTACCTGCAATCCTGTTTCTTCCCGTACTTCTCTGGCCAATGCGTCCATCAACGGTTCCTCGGGTTCCAATCCACCGCCGGGAAAATCCCAGCCGTGATTGTCTCTGGCACTGCGTTCCTCCGTCGATTTTCGCAGCACCAACACCCGTCCCTGATCAAAAATGATCGCTTTGGCCGCGATTTTATACGGTTTTTTCATCGCATCCCACCAGCCTTTTTTCCGTTTCCGCTACGCCAATCTGAAGAAATCACCGGTCGCCGTCGCGATCAGTTTGCCGTTGTCATCCGTCACTTTTGTTTCCATCACGATGATGGTCCGGCCGCTTTTCACCACTCGGGTTCGTGCAGTCAACCAACCATCCTGAGCCGGTGCAAGGAAATGCACGTTCAAATCCAGTGTCACGGCGCGGCGTTCGATACCGAATGCCTGAAACACGGTGGAACCCATGGCAGTGTCGATAAAGGTGGTCGTGATTCCCCCGTGCAGCATTTTGTAGCGGTTTTTCAACTCTTCGGTTACCAACATCCGGTAAACATAGACGCCCTCTTTTTCATCGTAGCCATCCGATCGAAAATTCATCAGTTCTTCAATATATGCCAGCGGACTGACCCGCGAACGCTTGAGTGCCTGCACCATTTTGTAGATCGTTTGGATCTCCTGTTCGTTCAGATCTTGCAACTCCTGCAACAATCCTTCTCTTGTCATCATCAGATCCCTCATTTTGACGAAATATCCGGGTGAAAGGTGTCCCCATCACGATGAGCGATACTTTCGCCCATACGCATAGTATAGCAAAAAACGGTGACTGGCGAATGAAAAAACCCAGGCATTTGGCCTGGGGCAAATTTTTTGAAAAAGTCCACCGATTGCACGACAACCGCGAGCAGCTGAACCACTTTGCAATCTTCCCGGTCATCAGTTCGGGTTCGCTTCAGTCCGTTCAGCCACCATCAGCCATACATACCGGTTCAACTGCTTCAGACGAACGGTGAGACCCGCCTGATGGAAAGCGCTCTTCAAACGTTCCACCACCGGATAATATTCTCGCTTCAAATCCTGTGCGAGCTCATGAAATCCGCGTTTCTCGGCTTCCTGTTGCATGTCCCGTTTCGTCGCTTCATCCCGAAAAACGGTATCGGCAAACACGATTTTCCCGCCTGGCCGGAGCCGGCGGGCAAAATCCCGAAGCGCCCGGTCTTTTTCTTCATCCGTCAGATGGTGAAACGCATACGTACTGACAATCCCGTCCACGGGCGGAAGACCGCCCGGAACCTGCAGGAAATGCCCCTCATAGAGTTCCAGATCCGGCAGTTTGCTTTTCGCTTTTTCCCGCATGGCATAAGACGGTTCGATCCCGATTACACGGTAACCGGCTTCCAGGAGCAAACGTGACAAATTGCCCGTACCGACACCAAATTCCATCACGACACTCCCTTTGGGGAGAGAGAGCGATTCCACCACTGTTTTCAAAATGTCGGCATATCCTTCAAATACCTCGATATATTCTGGATGGCCACCGGATACGGCAAGATCGTAATCCTCGGCCCATTGATCAAACAAATCGTTAAAACGCGGTTCGTTCGCCATAACAACGTGCCTCCCCGGCATATATTCCCGAATTCTGATCGAATTAGTCGATTTTCCAAGTCGATCTTAACACCATCCATTGTTTCCATCAATATCAAAATGTGCCACAGGTTATTCGTGTTCCAAAGCACCCTTTCCATGAAAATCCGTATGACCAGACACGTCCCAAACAATCTGTCACATCACCATTATTCTCCTTGTCAACAATCCAAAATGATGGCATCATAAATCTTAGATAATCACTCGGAAAAGTGGTGAATATCATGTCCGGCATCCCGCTTCCTTTTGTCCGTACCAATCAATGGTTGATCGTGTCCACGGTGTTGGCGGCTCTGTTGCTCTCCCAACCATGGATCTTGGTCATTCCGCTCTTGGTGGGTATCATCAGCCTGACAACCGGAAAAAACCCCGCA
Protein-coding regions in this window:
- a CDS encoding aminopeptidase, yielding MQDPRLSQLAKVLVHHSCRVKQGDNVLIDVFGPDHDLVRALIPEIRAAGGYPFVQLHNHALIRAMLLDTDEEHMKRLGEIGLYQMKRMDCYIGIRGGQNVSELSDVPAVHMKWYTEHFVRPVHLGYRAVHTRWVLLRYPDSSMAQLANMSTEAFEDFYFRVCTLDYGRMAKAMEPLVKRMEEAKEVRIIGPGTDLTFSIEGMPVIPCSGQRNIPDGEVYTAPVRNSVNGTITFNTPTVFHGVNFENVRLRFVNGKIVEATANDTKRLNEILDTDEGARYIGEFSLGLHPRIRHPMKDILFDEKIDGSFHFTPGSAHEECDNGNRSAIHWDMVSIQREDYGGGEICFDGELIRKNGRFVVPDLEPLNPENLDISA
- a CDS encoding aminopeptidase, with the protein product MQDPRLSQLAKVLVHHSCRVKQGDNVLIDVFGPDHDLVRALIPEIRAAGGYPFVQLHNHALIRAMLLDTDEEHMKRLGEIGLYQMKRMDCYIGIRGGQNVSELSDVPADHMKWFMEHFNHPVHTEQRVKHTRWVILRYPNPSMAQLANMSTEAFEDFYFRVCTLDYGRMAKAMEPLVKRMEEAKEVRIVGPGTDLTFSIEGMPAIPCHGQCNIPDGEVYTAPVRNSVNGTITFNTPTVYHGVNFENVRLRFVDGKIVEATANDTKRLNEILDTDEGARYIGEFSLGFHPYIRHPMKDILFDEKIDGSFHFTPGSAYEDCDNGNRSAIHWDMVSIQREDYGGGEIYFDGELIRKNGRFVVPDLEPLNPENLG
- a CDS encoding GAF domain-containing protein codes for the protein MFHFEKIEGDRASRYEHLLKQVGHLVEGERDMVANLANTASLLYLSLEQVNWAGYYLNRGDELVLGPFMGKPACIRIPFGKGVCGTAASERRTQLVRDVLKFPGHIACDAATRSEIVVPMFKDDQLVAVLDIDSPIEARFDEEDQRYLEQFARMVTDSIDWSPILKG
- a CDS encoding NUDIX hydrolase, whose translation is MKKPYKIAAKAIIFDQGRVLVLRKSTEERSARDNHGWDFPGGGLEPEEPLMDALAREVREETGLQVKVVAPAYIYDEIQEEKHLIIIKFACHQPSGTLRLSAEHDSYHWIALDELDTAPFPEWMKEEIKRAHRVYTQFLTK
- a CDS encoding PaaI family thioesterase, which encodes MMTREGLLQELQDLNEQEIQTIYKMVQALKRSRVSPLAYIEELMNFRSDGYDEKEGVYVYRMLVTEELKNRYKMLHGGITTTFIDTAMGSTVFQAFGIERRAVTLDLNVHFLAPAQDGWLTARTRVVKSGRTIIVMETKVTDDNGKLIATATGDFFRLA
- a CDS encoding class I SAM-dependent methyltransferase; the protein is MANEPRFNDLFDQWAEDYDLAVSGGHPEYIEVFEGYADILKTVVESLSLPKGSVVMEFGVGTGNLSRLLLEAGYRVIGIEPSYAMREKAKSKLPDLELYEGHFLQVPGGLPPVDGIVSTYAFHHLTDEEKDRALRDFARRLRPGGKIVFADTVFRDEATKRDMQQEAEKRGFHELAQDLKREYYPVVERLKSAFHQAGLTVRLKQLNRYVWLMVAERTEANPN